A portion of the Macaca mulatta isolate MMU2019108-1 chromosome 4, T2T-MMU8v2.0, whole genome shotgun sequence genome contains these proteins:
- the LOC721374 gene encoding retinoic acid early transcript 1E isoform X3 translates to MPLTCIPVRLLLLLLLLLTALEIMVGAHSLCFNFTIKSWSRPGQPWCEAQVFMNKNLFLQYDSDSNMVKPLGLLGKKVNATSTWGELTQTLGEVGRDLRMLLLDVKPQIKTSGPSTLQVEMLCQREAERCTGASWQFTINGEKCLLFDAMNMTWTVINHEASKIKETWKNDRGLEKYFRKLSVGDCNHWLREFLGHQEAMPEPTGN, encoded by the exons ATGCCCCTGACTTGTATCCCTGTGCGCCTTCTTTTGCTTCTACTGTTGCTACTAACAGCCTTGGAGATCATGGTTG GTGCTCACTCTCTTTGCTTCAACTTCACTATAAAATCATGGTCCAGACCTGGACAGCCCTGGTGTGAAGCGCAGGTCTTCATGAATAAAAATCTTTTCCTTCAGTACGACAGTGACAGCAACATGGTCAAGCCTCTGGGTCTCCTGGGGAAGAAGGTAAATGCCACAAGCACATGGGGAGAATTGACCCAAACGCTGGGAGAAGTGGGCCGAGACCTCAGGATGCTCCTTCTTGACGTCAAACCCCAGATAAAGACCAGTG GTCCTTCCACTCTGCAGGTCGAGATGCTTTGTCAGCGTGAAGCAGAACGATGCACTGGTGCGTCCTGGCAGTTCACCATCAATGGAGAGAAATGCCTCCTCTTTGACGCAATGAACATGACCTGGACAGTAATTAATCATGAAGCCAGTAAGATCAAGGAGACATGGAAGAACGACAGAGGGCTGGAAAAGTATTTCAGGAAGCTGTCAGTGGGAGACTGCAATCACTGGCTCAGGGAATTCTTAGGGCACCAGGAGGCGATGCCAGAACCGACAGGTAACTGA